Proteins encoded by one window of Aptenodytes patagonicus chromosome 11, bAptPat1.pri.cur, whole genome shotgun sequence:
- the PSMD7 gene encoding 26S proteasome non-ATPase regulatory subunit 7, which translates to MPELAVDRVVVHPLVLLSVVDHFNRIGKVGNQKRVVGVLLGSWQKKILDVSNSFAVPFDEDDKDDTVWFLDHDYLENMYGMFKKVNARERIVGWYHTGPKLHKNDIAINELMKRYCPNSVLVIIDVKPKDLGLPTEAYISVEEVHDDGTPTSKTFEHVTSEIGAEEAEEVGVEHLLRDIKDTTVGTLSQRITNQVHGLKGLNSKLLDIRSYLEKVAMGKLPINHQIIYHLQDVFNLLPDVNLQEFVKAFYLKTNDQMVVVYLASLIRSVVALHNLINNKIANRDAEKKEGQEKEESKKERKDEKEKDKEKSDVKKEEKKEKK; encoded by the exons aTGCCGGAGCTGGCGGTGGACCGGGTGGTGGTGCACCCGTTGGTGCTGCTCAGCGTCGTCGATCACTTCAACAG AATAGGAAAAGTTGGAAATCAGAAACGAGTCGTTGGTGTGCTGCTTGGCTCGTGGCAGAAAAAGATACTAGATGTGTCCAACAGTTTTGCAG tACCTTTTGATGAGGATGACAAGGACGATACTGTGTGGTTTCTAGACCATGACTATCTGGAGAACATGTATGGAATGTTTAAGAAGGTCAACG cTAGAGAAAGAATAGTTGGTTGGTACCACACAGGCCCTAAACTGCACAAGAACGACATCGCCATCAATGAACTGATGAAAAGATACTGTCCTAACTCT GTATTGGTGATTATTGATGTGAAGCCAAAGGACTTGGGGCTGCCCACAGAAGCTTATATTTCAGTTGAAGAAGTTCACGAT GATGGCACTCCGACCTCCAAGACGTTTGAGCATGTGACTAGTGAGATCggagcagaggaggcagaggaagttGGTGTTGAACACTTGCTACG AGATATCAAGGATACAACGGTGGGCACTCTGTCCCAGCGGATCACAAATCAGGTCCATGGCTTGAAGGGACTGAACTCCAAGCTTCTGGACATCAGGAGCTACCTAGAGAAAGTAGCCATGGGCAAACTCCCCATCAATCACCAGATCATCTACCACCTTCAGGATGTCTTCAACCTGCTACCAGACGTCAACCTGCAAGAGTTTGTCAAGGCCTTTTATCTGAAGACCAATGACCAGATGGTGGTAGTTTATCTGGCTTCTCTTATCCGTTCCGTGGTTGCCCTGCACAACCTCATTAACAACAAGATTGCCAACAGggatgcagagaagaaagaaggacaggaaaaagaagaaagtaaaaaggagagaaaagatgaGAAGGAGAAAGACAAGGAGAAGAGCGATGtcaagaaagaggagaaaaaggagaaaaagtaa